ACCGCGAACGTGTCATCCGCCTCGATATCCCCGCCCGCGCCCGGGATGAGGAACATGTTGTCGCGATAGTGCGCCCAGTGACCGCTCGTCACCCAGAGCCGCTTGTTGTTGATCGGCGGCGCGGAAATCTCCGTGTAGCCGTGCTTCTCGTGCACGCCGCGCCAGAAATCCAGGAGCGTATTGAACAGCTTCCATCCGCGCGGGAGGAAGTACGGCATCCCGGGTGCCGTCTCATCAAACATGAAGAGCTCGAGCTGCGGGCCGATCTTCTTGTGGTCGCGCTCCTGCGCTTCCTTGATGAACGCGAGATGCTGCTTCAGCTCATCCTTCGTCATGAACGCATAGGCGTAGATGCGCGTGAGCTGCTCACGATTCTCATCGCCGCGCCAGTACGAGCCGGAAATCGAGCGAAGCTTGAACGACGTCGAGAGAAGCTCCTGCGAGTTTTCGACGTGCGGGCCGCGGCAGAGATCGCGGAAGTCGTCACCCGTATCATAGACGGTAATTGTCTCGCCGTCGGGCAGGTCATTGATGAGCTCGATCTTGAACGCCTGATCGGCAAAGAGCGCAAGCGCTTCCTCCTTGGACACCTCTTTGCGCGTCCAAGTCTCTTTGCGCTTTAATATCTCGCGCATCTTGTCTTCTATTTTCGGCATATCCTCATTCGTCGCGGGACGAGGCAGGAGAAAATCGTAGTAAAATCCGTCGGCGATCTCGGGGCCGATCGCGATCTGCGTCTCTTTGCCGAAGAGCTCAAAGACCGCCTTTGCCATGACGTGCGCCAGCGAGTGACGATATACCTTTTGCAGTGGTTCCCTATCCATAAATTCCATTCCTTTGCTGTTCGCGTTTCACTTTGAGAATGTGTCTTTCAACACTCCTCCCTAATTATATGTGAAAAGGCACGCCGGCGCAAGTCCGAGAATATGCGCTATGCATTTTCGAGCGCGCGCTCCATGATCTCTTTGTTTGCCCGCGCGCTCTTCTCCGGCGTGAAGAGATCGCACACCCGCTCCTGCTCGATCGCATCCTGCACCTCGATAATCTCCACGCGGTCGCCCAGGATGCGCTTCGCCTGGCGCAGGGAGAGATTCATCGATGTATCATTGCCCACAATCACGTATTCACGCGCAAAATCGCTGTGCACCGCCCGCAGAAATTCAGAAACGGCCGGCGCATTCTCCGGGCTGCCTATAAGGATCACGCTTGCCCCGCACCGCATGAGCGTAGCCGCATGCTCCTTATCGCGTGCGACAGCGATCAATGCGACTTCCGCGATCGTCTCGACGGGGATGGGGATGGAATGCGGTTCGGACATATCGTGAATGGACAGATTCCGCATGCCGCCCCATCCTACGACCTGCTCAACGACGGAGCCCGGATGATCTGTATGCGCATGTACGAGAATTTCCTTCCCTTCCCTCGTAACGATGAGGAAGCGGCAGATATCCGACAGCTGCTTCTCGACCCGCGCCTCGGAAATCTTGCTGCGCGTCACGTGAAAGTGGATGCAGTAGGGGCGCACACGATCGTCCCGCGGATCCGGCAGAGACATCTCGCCCTTCCCCCTGCCGAGAGAAAGCGACAGTCCCGGCGAGATGAAATCACCGTCAAGCCCCTTCTCGCATCCGGTAAGAAAGATCAGCATCATCTTGGCTCCGACATCTTCCTCGGATTTTTTGAGCAGCATATCCTCCCCCGCGTGGATGGCGGCTCTGAGGATCTCGCTGATGGGAAGCGATTGGCGGACAGCGCGATAGGCGCCCTTCGCGACTGCCTTTGCAGCCTCGACAAATGTATTCTGCACGGATCCGGGCAACGCTCTCTGCGCGTGAAGGATGCCGTACTGAAACGATTTTCCGAAATCCGAGGAGGACACGTCGTACTTGCCCGCCAGGCCTTTCGCCATCCCGCGAAAGAGTGCGCCGAGCACAACTCCGGCGTTTCCTCGGCCGCCGAGGACGGCAGCCGACGCCACGCGCCTCGAAAGTCCGCCGATGCT
This portion of the Selenomonas sp. TAMA-11512 genome encodes:
- a CDS encoding DAK2 domain-containing protein, with amino-acid sequence MQRENGEVITGGDFKRMLMGAYSEFLLRYEEINALAAEKGVKLTYPGTHVLRTMGAAVLPLADAKDDSIGGLSRRVASAAVLGGRGNAGVVLGALFRGMAKGLAGKYDVSSSDFGKSFQYGILHAQRALPGSVQNTFVEAAKAVAKGAYRAVRQSLPISEILRAAIHAGEDMLLKKSEEDVGAKMMLIFLTGCEKGLDGDFISPGLSLSLGRGKGEMSLPDPRDDRVRPYCIHFHVTRSKISEARVEKQLSDICRFLIVTREGKEILVHAHTDHPGSVVEQVVGWGGMRNLSIHDMSEPHSIPIPVETIAEVALIAVARDKEHAATLMRCGASVILIGSPENAPAVSEFLRAVHSDFAREYVIVGNDTSMNLSLRQAKRILGDRVEIIEVQDAIEQERVCDLFTPEKSARANKEIMERALENA